AAGAGCATATTTTGTTCGCATCAGAAGTTTTACAAAATTTATGTTACAATATCCACAAAGGTTCAAGgttatatacatacatatatagggAGCACTATTTTACAAACCACTCGTAGACTATAAACCAGGAACTATTTTCATCAACTTGTTGAATGAGTTCATGGTCCTTGGTTCAAATCCAAAAGGTggcaatattttttaatttttgagttCATATAATATAGCAGTGAATTCATACATACTCCATGGCCATGATTTCATGCATCAAGGTGATGAATCAACCGTATATCTTCATGATCTAAGGGCTGTTAAGGGTAGTTTATATTATAAAAGTTGTTTTATTTAGCCGCCCtgaatatacatatatatggcCTGTCACAACAGCTTCATAAGATTTTAGCTGCTTGCTGGGAGTTTACACTTTTCATCCAACATGAATCTCTCCAAATTAATCCTATTGGAGTACGCAGCAAAACCATGCAAGATTCGGGATATGAGACTTTAAGTTAAAAATAACGACCTATTTCTACACATTGAACCAGACTATTTACAAATACATAAGCTTAGATACAGCTACTAATAGTCCAGAATTATCACATAAAAAGCTCCAGGATTGAAGATGAAACTTTGTATCCAGTCAACATACGACTATCTACATGCATTCACGAACATCGTCCCAGAAATGCCACAATCCCACTGATATCTTGTTcattttgcatattttgtacATCAACTGTTCTATATAAAGGAGAGACTTACTCATGTACACGGTTCTGAATGGCCTCTTCTCCCTCTAGTCTTTCATGCCAAGTGAGACGTTCATTAGCACGTTCCCACAATTCTTGTTGGTCAAAAGCCATCAATTTGAGTTGACCATTAATCTGTGAGACAAAATGTCGTGATTAAAATTCTCAACTACAAAAGACCATCCATAGATGGGAACATCATTCTCACACCTTACAACCCAAAATACTTCTCattcaatttcaataaaatagagtcaataaatatgaaatgcaTTTATGACCTAAATTTACTaaccaaaatattcttagcttCGGGCACTGACTTCCTTTTTGAGGATATCCTGCTCAACACAGATGCGTCGATGTCACGAGTTTGAGCTGTATGTGGGCCTTGTTGAGGCGATTTGTTAGCTAATTTATTCATCAGGTGCTTAAGAGCATGTGGTAACTGTAACCAGAAAAGTGCTTCCATGGATTCACCAAAGACGGCAGCTGCAAATGCCAACCTCATCGTGGAGCCTCTTTTAACAATTTTGGAATATAGCCTCACTCTCTCATCATCAAGGAGGCAGGCTTAAGGATGATTGAAGGAAGAAAAAGTCATTAAATTTTAAAGAGAAGCATCTAATAATAGTTGAAATTGGGACAAAAGCAAACCTTCTCTATGGTAAGGCTCTAATACTTTAAGCAGCATCTCAGGAACAGCAGAGTCTCCAACACGTGGTGAATCAATCATATAACCACGAAGATCTCCAGCTGATGGAGTCCCAGTAACATATGAATATTCCTCACTCATGACTGAGCTGAATGTATCGAACCATGAAGGTTTCACACCCAGTTGTAAGATCATCCGCAATGCCTATGGAGGATAAAGCTCTAAACTAAGCTCATTTCACAAAAACAGAAatagattttttaaaaaatggatgatgTGCTACATTCTGACTTTTAATGGGAAAATACCTACATATAAATATTCTTATAATATACTCAGAGATCAATCGTTTATTGTAATGAACTACATAggacacaaaaaatacatacatcaattttaaattttatgtagtCTTCAGAAAATAAAGTTTTAGAATATACCAGGGCATGTGGTGTGGGGAGCAATACTGGAGAAGGCAAAGGCACTGGCCGAAATCTCTCTTTGATTGGCTGAGGAGCTCTGGGACTCATCACCCCGGTTTTCTGGTCACTTCTGCATGCACATGAATCTGGCATCATCATCTATACCAGGCTGTATCTAAGTTTGTCTTTTACAATACTTGTGGTAcataatatatacatatacactcacaatatatatatatatatatgtgcgtgtgtgtgtgtgtgtgtgtgaaatgttaTGCTACATAGCTTATGTGAGCATCATCCTTGAGCACTGCTATCATTTAGTCCATTTAGCATTATTTGTATGGTTTTATACATTAAGTTTCattctaataaaatattattgtcATTATTTTTTCGAATTATATAAAAACCAAagcttgtttttttttcttttattcattAATGTGTAGAATTAATGCAGTCAATAGTATTTTTGGAGTTATTAGGATCAAGCTAAatgtataaaacaaaacaaatgatGTTAACATGGACTAGACTAAACGAGAGCAAAGCTTAAGGGTGATGCTTACATAAGGTAAGTAGATATGAGGTAAGGATCTAGTGGCATTTCGGTTTTTCGTGAGAAATGAGAATGACGAACAAGCACATGAAATCAATGACCAAGAAAGGATTATATATCCCTTCAATGAAAATATGTAAACATTAAAACTCTTAAAAGAAGTAGAATATTGACTTGCAGACGTGACAGTTTTCAAATCATTTCAAATTACCACTGCATCCTTCCCAGAATAAAGACTCCAATCAAGGTCAGAGCTTAGGATGGGATGAGCATAAAATTTAAGTTTTTATTTCTCTAAGGGGGTGATTAATGATAGTTTAGATAGATACAAATAAAATAGGCTAGGCCACCACAGACTTTGACGGATTGAACCATTTTAGCTTGTTTGATTGTCTACTCCTTCAAATACACAATAATGTATATCGCCGATCTAATCTACCTCCTAAAGTAGATTCCCCCTGAAGAGTAGTAGTTTAGATTGATAGTGTCAAATTAAGAAAGTGACTTCCAGAAAATCCAGTAAGTAGACCCATTTGAACGtctgaaaataaaaagtactTATCGGATGTGGGCATAATAACGTCTGAGGGGATCATAATCATGTTGTCTTCTAGCAACTTATACTCAACATGCATGCACTCATATTCATGTAGTTGAAATGGGTAGAAGGAAGATTTATAGAGAGTAGAATTAGCGAACATACATATTAAGTTCAATAAGGCGGAAACTACTATCAGCACCAGCAATACAGAGTACCAGTGGATCATCCTTATCCGTCCGCAGAGGCAGCCAATCAAGTTCAAGTACTAGTGTTCCAGGAAATTGTGGTTGTAAAAGAGAATTAGCCAATGGATCAGGTGAATCCTGCAAATAAAACATGCTAGTGAATTGCAGAATCATTCGGAAGCATGAGATCAATCCAAAGGTTAGAAATAAAGATAATACCCTTGAGGATTAGCCAGTTACCTCAAAAAATGGGAGGAAGGAGGGAAAAACAAGCACTTACAAACAATATAAACTTTAAGGGGATGTTTATAGTGCATCAAGATGGTATTTTAGAGGATTTAACAGTTACTAACTAGATATCAGGGTAGCTCTTGCAAACCAAAAAAATAGCGATTAATCCTTCACAATCATATCACTATGGAGATAATTTCCTACACAGGAAGATGAGGTTTACTACTGCAGCTTTTCGAAAGGTTGATTGAAGAAAGAATAGAATAGAACAGGTATTAACAGATATCACAACCTCCCTATTTACACCCGATGGAGTAAATCAGTTTCTCTACATTGTACCAGTATCTTAATAGGAGTATATGTAAAGGCATTGCAGGCGATAAAAACCAAACACTCACAAACGATCCAAACTAGTGATGAAATCTTACAAGATCAAAAACAGAAAATGTGTTGTCATAAAATAGGACAGCGATGCGCCCACGGCTACGATCCCCAGGAACAACTGGTGAGAACTTAATTCTCCTGATACCATCCCTGTGAGTATTGAAGGAGGAAGACTGTCCTGTAGTGACATCCCACCAACGTATGTTGCCTGACCTGTCCCCCGTCACCTGAAATATTAATACAGAGCTTTCTATAAATCTTCCCATGCAGGTCAACAAGGAAATTTAATCATGTATAAGATCAGTTCACCAACTATGGTACGTACTACATGAGGCAAGCGATAAGCCATCGATGTAATCAATCCGTCAGAGCTAACAAATGAAGACGTAGGCCACTTGGGTCTGATAGAATTCCAAATCAAAATTAGACAATAAGTTAGAGCAATATCATGATGTTAATTAAATATGGAAGTTAATTGATGCATGACAAAGTTTTTAACAATGTACAATAAAGTGTTAACTTGTcgaaatgacaaataaaatactagaagcTGAAATGTGACCCAGAGTGATTGATGACAAAAGACTGTTAATATTCATAGAACAAGGTGGTAAAAATGTGTCAATAATAAATGCATATTAATGTTTTGTTCAAATAATAAGAAAATGGTCATGAAACATGAAGAAGATAAAAATGGCAACAGAAGTTCTATAGAATTTTGAGATATTAAACATCGGAAAAACTGAGTATATGCCTCCCTCCTATCTAAAATCTAGGAAGACTACTAGATGAACAGTAAGATACGtccattttatttgttttaagcAGGAAAGATGGAAACGCAATAGCAGAATAAATGAAAAGCCAAAAAGATACCTAAAGTCTCTGATTCTTCGTCCCTGCACCTCAAATACTCCAAGTGCACCATTCACCAAAGCAAATGCGAAGCTTTCTGAAAATTCTTCGTGTGTTCCATCAGCTCCTTCTTCTGCAGTTCAATAACTATTgtgtataaataataaataataaggAAACATAACAAACTTAGAGAGTAAAATTAGAAGCAAACTCCAGCTTTAAATCAGTAATAAACAGTTTGACCACAAAAGTGCTCACTAGTATCAGTTGATGCTTTAGTAGGGGAAGTAGTCTCTGCTGGGTTGCCACCACGAGATAAAAATGAAGAGGTCCTTGAAGGTTTATTTTGGGCTGGCCTTGGAACTGTTGGAAGAGTCCACTCAAGAACAGTAAATGGAAGAGCTAAAGACCTCAACTGCATGATTTCAAAAATAATGGTGAAAGAATTAGCTTCATATGGTATAAAGAGTGGCACTATAACTTATTTATTTCAAAAcaatatcaattaattaaaaatctcGGGAATGTGAATAGATTGGACAAGATCGATAGAGAGAATCTCAAATTTATCCACACAATGAACAATGGCAAACATCACACCACCCAAAATTGCAAATAAGGAACAAGATTTACAAAAACTTACCATTATTGGAGTCTTCGTCATTGCCCAAACCTCCACGGGTGCATCACGGAACAAGATCAAAAGATATCTGAAATAAATTGAAGCTACACTAAGGACCGATCTCATAAAAGTTTGCAAACAGTGCCATAATTTGTATGAAACAGAACAACTAAATTCACTgataaacaacaaaaatataataaaaaattagtgaaCCTTCCCGAAGATGAAGTCCTTAATGCTCTTATCGGTGCCCGCTCTGGCTTTTGCATTCCTCGAAACGTTCGGTTAAGGCCACTTCTTAGGCAGGTTACAACAAGCTTGTTAACATAGCCTCCTATTTTCTCACTTCCCTGAGTAATAGGTATTATATAAGGAATTAAGGATCTGAATTTCACAAATCAAGATGGCACATAAGACCAAGATAGATCTTTAATGTAGTTACTGACTCACTAATCAAAGGAAAGAAAGTGAAGCCTATGTGACAAAGTTCTAACTGCTTCTCCTATGAAAGTTATGATGCTTCAAAATATTAACCTGTGTGTAAGAAAACGACAccaatcttgaatttccaagcCAACGTAAACCCCTGACCACACTGCTATGAACAGAAAAACTTGCAGCAACAGCATTGGCTGAAATGTCAATTACATCAATGGTACCACTTTGCGTTCCTAATGCAACTAGAGGAACAGCTACAGCAGGTGAGTTTCCACCACCTTCATGTATGACATCAACAATTAGGAAATTCACAAAATGCTGCTTAAGGGTGAAGGAAACAGTATATTTGAAGATATGATAATCTTTCAACAGTGTAACAAAGTTCCTTTATGATTACAAGAAAACAGAAGATTACTCACGTGCCAAAGTAGCTGTCAGTGAGGGGGATGGAACAGCTAGCATAGAAATAGCTGATGACAGAAGATGAAGCTGTCCAACTAGATTGGTCTGTATCATgggcaaaatataaaattgttgATTGAAATGAAACCATAGATATGTCAGTAGCAGGCTATTTGCAGCTTGTACAAGATATTACAGGAAGAATACTGTTAAATCTGAGTTCAAGTTCAAAGCAGATATATCAGAATTTTTCTCCTTTTGGGAAAAAATAGAATCTCAAAAAGACTTCGTGGTGACTGGTGATCAGATGCATCAACAGTGAAAATTAACACCTAGTATGTACATATCCAAAAAGGTAAAAGAAAATTCGAGCTATGGAAAAGATAAATCATGCTGAACTGCTAACCTTAAATAAAACTTCATCAGAAACAACAGCGCAAGCAGTTTTACTGTTCTCTCTGCAATTTATGCTATCTGGATGTGTCACAATATCCCCGGTACTTTGACCAGATGAAGAAACTTCTGAAATTGGAACTTCACGGGTTTCATCGACTTTTTTCACACATTCAGAATCCCTGTGAACATCCTTAGATCTTTCAGCAGTTAGGAGCCATTTCCACACTTTTCCATCATCCGAAACGGATAGTAAATGGGTTTTAGAAATTATATGAGATTCATCGATTAAAGCCAGAGGATCATCCAATTCAAAATCAACGGGATCTGTGTCAGGACAACGTCTGATAATGTCTTGGAGTGTGTAATCTGATTGTGAGATTGCAACTGCAAGAACTAAGGGAGAAGGAACAGTAGTGCCAATTGAGGGCACTAATTCTTCCATCGAACACACAATATGAACCTGCTCAGACCTGAGGTAAGAAGCAAACAAATATGTGTCATCATAACTCCACCTAACAATCAAAAGgcataaaaactatgaaattttATGGTAATATAGATCAGGTTCAAACTCATATGCCTCCTTGTCTCTCTGACATAATACTGACCAAAAATAAGGCTATGAGAAATATATAGGACAAGCAAAAAAATGCATTTTCAATAGAAGATTGACAAAGGTACATTAAAGTGACAAATTATCACAAAGTACAATGCTAATTCATGAAATGAGTCCAGCATGGTATCACTAACAACAATTTCCTATCTTAAGTTAAAAAATAGGACATTGCACTTTCAATTTCTAAGTTTTCCCAACTGAAATTAAATCCTGGGAACCACACTAAACTTCTTAGAGTATAATGTAAACCCcccccccaccccaccccaGGCTGAATCAATGACGCGGTTATGAATCGTCGCCTATAACTATTCTTGAACACATATCATGCATAGGTATTTGATCAAACACACCAGAAACTATTCAATGTGCATTGTTAAACCAATAGAAGAGGTTCATATGGAATCACAAACACAAGCAACAGAACAAAGCAAGTCATGTTGACATACAACACTCACTCTTTACGCCGCCAAGTAGTGAGCTTCCCATCCAAATGAGCACAGTAGAAAACCTCCATGTTCACATCTGGCAGCACCTCCAGAAACTTGCCACATCCCCTAGGCAACCCTGCTGCAAACAAAACTGATTCGTACTGCAAGTCAAACGACACCAGCTCTCTCGGGAAGCCAACTAGTATAACATGCTTCCAGTGTGGTGAGAATGCAAACTTGGCCACATAATTGGGGAAAAGCGACGATACCGGCGCCCCATTGCTGCTCTCAATAGCAGAATCCCTCTCCAGCCTATGCAATTCCGTGGCGTCTGTGCGAACCTTAAGCTCTTTCAGCATGACATCGTTCTCCGATTCGTCCCCCAGCAATTTCACCGAGAGCAGGAAGCCCCTGAGCCCCAGGGCACAGGAATGGCAGGAATCGAAGGGGTCGCGGCGTATGCAGGAGAAGTACTCGGGCGAGGCGTCGTACTTGAAGAAGCAGCGGCCGGTGGTTGCGTTGTAAATCGAGAGGAGAGAGGGGCCGGAGATGGCGGCGAGGCACCAGGAGTCCAATCGGGTCTGGATCCAGCAGAGATCCTGGACGCCCAATTTGGGGGAATTAGGGTTGGAGGTGTCGAAGAAGAAGGCGGGGGATTTGGAGCGGAAATCGAGCAGGCAAATGCGGCCGTGGCGGTCGCCGACGGCGAGCTGGAGGTGCGGGGAGGAGGATTCGGTCTCGAGGAGGTGGTGAGGGAGGGAGAAGGGGGACCACCTGACAGCGGTGATGaaggcggaggcggcggaggaggatGGAGGGGGGAGGGGGAGGGTGGAGACGAGCTGCATCGAGTGGGTGTCGAGGATGGCGACGGAGCTACCGGCGGCGTAGGCGAGGAGGCCGGCGGCGGAGAGGTCGGCGGATCCGCCATTGTGCTTGGAGGGAGGCCCCGGCAGAATGCATTCCCATGAGGCGGAGGAGGGCTCGCTGGGCATCTAGGAGGCTTTGCTATCTGCCAGGATCAGAGGGTTGTGTATCAATAAtcaaaaggaaaaagaagaagaagaagagaatggaGAGTGGATCAGTTGGATGAGATCTGGAGTTTACAGCATGCAAGGCACGTTGGAAAAACAGAGACAGAGTTGATGTCCGAAAAATTCAATGTCGTCTCCTTCCTTCCTTCCACAAttcaaatgaaaaaataaatagaaaattgaaCAATTTTGGCAAAATCGGGTAGTTAGATCTGTATTTTCTGATCGATTTCTATATGCTCTTTAGCAGTGAAAATTGTACTTATTAGATCTGATAGAATTACAATTTTCAAAGGAGGTGGAGTTTCCAATTTGActatatttacaaaataaaaaacactagTCTGATaatttataggagtattttcTAAATCGCATTTTAAAATGTTTAGTACTATAATATTCGTTAATTAATACATGTTGTACATATAACATGGTGTTATTGCATAAtgtgtttcatatttaattgctAGTACTAGCAATTAAATGTTATCTACATTGGAGTAGACTGATTAATTTAGAGCATATATGCTTTTATGACTTCTCCCACGAATTTCTTTGGAGCATTCACTTGTGTAATGAGGTGTCCTATAGCCCACTACCTATATTTTCAACAACTACTTACATTtgcttaatttttattaaaaaaatgaaaaaaagttaatggattTTGAATTATCGTGAATCTCGGAACCGGAACATGTCGGTTAAGAACCGACTTATTCTGATTCGGAACCGGAATCGATTTGTAAATTTCAATCTGAATGTATttgaaacaaaaatttaaataatttaatatttaccATCCCATACCTAAAATttcaatgaattaaattaagCAATACACACACAACCTCCTATTAAGGAGGAATTTATTCGGTAGTGAcaacaatacacacacattggaaaaaaaaacgctacacatatatacacagacaacacatttaattaaaaaaagcaacatacacacacaacaatgtataaacacacacacgcacacaacATATATACGCGCGCACACATAGCaacatacacatacacacacacacacacacacacacacgcacgcaCACAACATATATACATAACACAGCCACATACACGCGCGCACACATCACATATATGCACACAAAGACAAGTATTAAAATAGTATTTGGAATTTGAATGATAATATTTGATTAGGGATATTAGtatattgaaatataaaaataaaattaaaatgttatCCGGTTCCTGGTTCTAATtggaaccaatgttttaaaaaaaattaggaatCGATGCTGAACGAGAACCGGTTCTCGATTCCTCAATTAACCGGCCGGTTCCGATTCCGGTTAATTATGACGAAATTATGGTAGACTGATGTGATAAATGAAAAATAGATTTATATAGGAATGTCAATGCAGTCCGCAATTCAGATTTATATAGGAATGTCAATGCAGTCTGCAATTCGTAGACTGACCCGAATAACCTATTAAATGTAAAGTGTTAGGATTGGAAAATTTCAATCAGATAAAATTATAACCTGATTAGCTCGCAACTCGAGTGAGCTAGATCCGAAATCCGATGGACTGGCCCGATGGGTTGGACCTAGATACATTATTGTTTGCataattcgacatttcattaatattttttttataatatataactatataaaaaaATCTTCAATCTTATGTTTAATATACATATACTATGTACATGATATTTATAATAGATAAACTAATTAAAAcattcaaattaaatataagaaatatattatctATAACATATACTTTAAAATTTCTCAaatatgtttaatttttattttatctataccaattttaaattagtacttATTTAGTTATATTTGAGTCTAAATgtataattgaaaaaatatcacaattaaatgttttatatatatatatatatatatatatatatatatatatataggtccatgatcaattgagattttttaagctaattgagaaatgagatgcaatctcagccacgcatttttattaaatgagtggtcccgatttttccacacaaaaaatatttttaaattaatttattctgaAAGGGTATAATGGTAATTTAAGTTAGAAACAAATGAAACACGTGTGGTTTCCAGCACTCCAATTCCATTCCCAATTTTCCTCCATTAAAGCAACGCATGTACCAAATCTTCAACCAATTAGCCAATGGAAGGCGTTTCCGCCACCGTCTACC
This portion of the Salvia splendens isolate huo1 chromosome 10, SspV2, whole genome shotgun sequence genome encodes:
- the LOC121752100 gene encoding WD repeat-containing protein 11-like, which translates into the protein MPSEPSSASWECILPGPPSKHNGGSADLSAAGLLAYAAGSSVAILDTHSMQLVSTLPLPPPSSSAASAFITAVRWSPFSLPHHLLETESSSPHLQLAVGDRHGRICLLDFRSKSPAFFFDTSNPNSPKLGVQDLCWIQTRLDSWCLAAISGPSLLSIYNATTGRCFFKYDASPEYFSCIRRDPFDSCHSCALGLRGFLLSVKLLGDESENDVMLKELKVRTDATELHRLERDSAIESSNGAPVSSLFPNYVAKFAFSPHWKHVILVGFPRELVSFDLQYESVLFAAGLPRGCGKFLEVLPDVNMEVFYCAHLDGKLTTWRRKESEQVHIVCSMEELVPSIGTTVPSPLVLAVAISQSDYTLQDIIRRCPDTDPVDFELDDPLALIDESHIISKTHLLSVSDDGKVWKWLLTAERSKDVHRDSECVKKVDETREVPISEVSSSGQSTGDIVTHPDSINCRENSKTACAVVSDEVLFKTNLVGQLHLLSSAISMLAVPSPSLTATLARGGNSPAVAVPLVALGTQSGTIDVIDISANAVAASFSVHSSVVRGLRWLGNSRLVSFSYTQGSEKIGGYVNKLVVTCLRSGLNRTFRGMQKPERAPIRALRTSSSGRYLLILFRDAPVEVWAMTKTPIMLRSLALPFTVLEWTLPTVPRPAQNKPSRTSSFLSRGGNPAETTSPTKASTDTKEGADGTHEEFSESFAFALVNGALGVFEVQGRRIRDFRPKWPTSSFVSSDGLITSMAYRLPHVVTGDRSGNIRWWDVTTGQSSSFNTHRDGIRRIKFSPVVPGDRSRGRIAVLFYDNTFSVFDLDSPDPLANSLLQPQFPGTLVLELDWLPLRTDKDDPLVLCIAGADSSFRLIELNISDQKTGVMSPRAPQPIKERFRPVPLPSPVLLPTPHALALRMILQLGVKPSWFDTFSSVMSEEYSYVTGTPSAGDLRGYMIDSPRVGDSAVPEMLLKVLEPYHREACLLDDERVRLYSKIVKRGSTMRLAFAAAVFGESMEALFWLQLPHALKHLMNKLANKSPQQGPHTAQTRDIDASVLSRISSKRKSVPEAKNILINGQLKLMAFDQQELWERANERLTWHERLEGEEAIQNRVHELVSVGNLEAAVSVLLSTSPESSYFCVNALRAVALSSAVSTSLLELAVKVVAANMVRNDRSMSGTHLLCAVGRYQEACSQLQDAGYWTDAATLAATHLKGSDYARVLQRWADQVLHVEHNIWRALILYVAAGALQEALAALREAQLPDTAAMFILVCREIHTEFLSQLDSEEDETSKEKVANLPGLDPSNEEVIAVGEYFGQYQRKLVHLCMDSQPYAD